ATCCAGGGGGTCATCGATGCGATTGTCCCTTACAAAGATGGTTGGATGATCCTCGACTATAAATCAGACAAGCTACCGGACGATCCGCTCGCTGCCGAAAAACAGATGGCCGATCGTTACCGGACGCAGCTGGGATTATATCGTACCGCTTTGGAGAAAATATGGAAGCAGAAAGTACACAAAGCTTGTCTTTACTTCTTTGACAAATCGCTTGTCGTGGAGGTCGATGCTGATGGAGGAGACCTGTGATTTGTGCGGCCGCTCTCCGGTGAAGACAACGGAACACCATCTGGTCCCGAAACAATATGGAGGCACAGATGGTCCGACGGTCATGCTGTGCAGTGCCTGTCACCGTCAAATTCATGCCCATTTCACTAATGAGGAACTGGCAGGCTTCTATCATTCGTTGGAGAGGCTGAAGGATCATCCGGATATGCAGAAATATATCCGCTGGGTGCAGAAGCAGGATCCGGAGAAAAGAATCACCACAAGAAAATCCAACCGACGGAGGCGGAAGTAGACGACATTACCTCTATGCGGAAAAGGAAAAGCCAGGGCGTTTCGCCCTGGCTTTTCCTGGTAGAAGGGCGAGCGCTGCTCGCTCTCGTGTGGGTCGCTTCTACGCGTTGGCTGTAATATTCTGGTCGTTAACGTCCGGGTCAAATGGGTTCGTAGAGCTCAGACCGTTGTTCGTAATGATCCAGTTTCCGGTATTCAGTGCTCCGGAACCGGAATTCGTTTTGGAACTGCTTTTCGGAGACAGATAAAACGAATCTCCAAAGTTGACTACGCCTCCGCCGACGCTGTTGATGCTGATGGGACCGACGATAGCCGGCATCGCAATCGCCTCCTTCGTGGTGCGATTCCTGCGTTATATATCTACAATATGCAGGGTGGGCTGTTAACGTTCGTCTAACAGAATACGGAAATGCTTTGTATAGTTGACGGCATCTATGTGGTCGATCCCTCCAATCTGGACGACAGCGGAAGTAGATGCACCCGTAATTCGGACGTTATCCACTTGAATCGACCCCGCGGGGTAGAAGTAGGAATCGACGGCCACAGGGCTGAGGGGGGGAGTGGAGGACCTGGAGAATATTAAAAAATCTTCAAAACGAAAAGGATCGGATTCAAATCTGGCGCCCTCTTTTTGAACGGCAAGCACCTTGGAGAAGGGAGCAGATCGATAGACGTCCCCAATGTCGAATACAGAACCGATGGCGAGGGACTGCAATTCTACATGGTCTGCATACACCATTCTCTTAACCATTCGGTTCCATCTCTACGTTGGAGTCTTCCAGTACCTCTTCGAATGGACCGATAATCAGCGATTCTGGTGGTGTATCGAAGAAAGACTGGAGGCGGATCGTTTTGTTATCCCCGATCAGAAAGACGGAAGATGCCGAGACACCTGTCACATGGATGTTCCCGACATGCAGGCCGTAGTTGTGCACAACATGGTTCACGGTTTATCATCCCCTTCAAGTGTTTGGAAATATTGAGCCATAGACTCCTGAATTTCTGTTTTGATCTGGTGATAGATCGTCTCTGCAGGAAGCTGTGGATTGTGGCTGCGATAGCTTTCCAGCCGTCTAGGCAGCTGTTTCTTTATATCTGTGATCATTCGTTCCTTATGGTCTTCCCGGATAGGGACGTTGTGATCGCATATATATTGGTCCATCCATGGCGGAACATCGGAAGCCATATAATTCTGCAGGGCATGAAGTACTTGCTCATCCGATTGAAGCGCCTGGTGTTGTGGATTGCTGTAAAGGTCGCCGATATCAGAAAGGTCGGACCCGTTTGGCGTCAGGCCGATCTGGAGAGTGCCTTCCAACGTCTCGATTTTCAATTGGTCGAAGTGGTATTCGATTTTTTCAATGACGGTTTTCGGTGGGGGATCCGTGTCTTTCATTTGTTCCACCTGTTTCTGGAGTTGTTCGATCACCTTCTGCTGTTGTTCCATCTGCTGCATCATCTGCTGGACCCACGCCTGCCATGATTGATAAGGATTCATATGCGTTCACCCCCTGTCTCATATGTATGAGAAAAAGGGACGTACTATGTTATGGAAAATGGAACCAGCGACCCTGCAGCTGTTTCTGGAATGACGACTTCTCCCTCGACCGGCTGGGCTTCCTGGGCGGGACCGGTGAACTTCCCGGAGTTATAAAGGTCGGCCTTCGCCTGAATAACGCCGGAGCTTCCTATCTGGACGACCGAGGAGTTCGAGACAGAGCCGATTCTTAATATATGGATATAGATCGATTGATGGACGGTAAGGTTCATGGAATCCCCCCCTATGCGTTGTTAAAGATCGGCTGATCGATCACTTCCGAGTCGTTGATATACGTATTGGCGCTGTTCAAATCGATGCGGATCCCGTCACCGGTGTTGAACGAACCGCCGCCGGCAAATGTTTTAGCCATGGCTTGAGGAGCCATGTTGTACACATCGCCGATGTTGAAAATACTGGATGACGAAATGGATATGACTTTGACGGCACCTACTTTAGCTGGCATATGAAAAAACTCCTTTCCACATATTATGAAACGTCGTTGTCTAAATGACGTAATAAAAGTAAAATAATCTTCATAGGGGGAATACATATGAAAACGACCGCTTCACCTTTACATGACACCGAACGTCTGGATTGGGTCGATGCGGCCAGAGGTCTTGCCATTTTCGGTATCTTCATGGTCAATGTACCTGCATTCAATGCTCCATACTTCCTGTATGGAGGCGAAGCAGTTTATTGGTCTTCGACGCTCAGCCATTCGGTACAGACGTTCATCGATATCTTCTTTCAAGCAAGCTTCTACACATTGTTTTCCTTTCTGTTCGGCTTTGGCATGCAGATGATGAAGGACCGATTGGAGTCGAGAAGGCTCGCCTATCGTTCTGTCCTTTTCCGCCGTCTGGTCGTCTTGATCTGCTTTGGGATGATTCATGCCTTCCTTATTTGGCACGGAGATATCCTTCTTTCTTACGGGGTACTCGGCATGGCGCTTCTCTTCTTTTTCCGTGTGGAAGCCCGGACGCTGCTCCACTGGGCATTTGGAATGCTGTCCTTCCTCGTTATTCCGCTCACATTCAGCCTCTACACCGTAAGGGATCAAATCCAGGGTATCGTTAATCAAGAAGCGATCGTGGAAGCAAAAATGAATTATGGGTCTGGTTCCTTTCCGGACATATGGCGGCAGAACTGGAGCGATTGGGCGTATGCTAATCAATGGGGAAATATTCCTTTTCTCGCTCTCAGTTTAATTCCGATGTTTCTCTTCGGCATGTATGTCTGCAGAAAGCGCTTCCTGCATGAGCCTCTGGACCACATGGCTTCCATTATTCGTTTATGGGTGGCGACGGGAGTGATCTTCTTTTTGTTCAAGGCGGTACCGCATTTCTTTGGTAACCCGGAATGGTTCCACCTTGCGCAGGACAGTATCGGCGGCTCGGCATCTGCCATTTTTTATATTTTATCTATTACACTACTGTTCCGGACGGAGTTTGGTGCGAAAATAGCAAGGCCGCTGACTTGGGTGGGGAGGATGTCCCTGTCCAACTATATCCTCCAATCGCTCCTCAGTTTCGTGCTTTTTTATTCCGTAGGCTTCGGTCTGTACGGGACCGTTCCGCCGTTTGGGAGCGCTCTGATCGTCGTGGCTTTCTTCATCATCCAAATCTTTCTCAGCAGGGCGTGGATGAAGAAGTTTCGTTACGGACCTTTGGAGTGGGTATGGAGAACAGGGACGTACGGAAAGAAACAGCCGTTGAAGCGGAAAGGTTCCGCAACTTCATAGGAGAAGGGGGCGTTAGGGATGAACCGGGAACAGCTTAATAAAGAAAGTAAGAAATGGGTGGAGCAGTCCATTATCACAGAAAGTCAACGGGAACAACTAATGGGGCTTTATCCGAAAAAGCAGAGTAAACCGATACTTGTCCTTTTTGCAGCCATTTTCATCGGACTCGGCTTCTTGACATTCGTGGCCTCCAATTGGTCTTACTTGACGAATATCGGCAGGATGGCCATTTTAATCGTTTCGCTGCTCGGTTTTTATGTGGCGGGTGAGCAGGTTTATCATAAAAGATCGAAGCAGATCGGAACGTCATTGATCATTGTCGCTGTCATGATTTTCGGTGCCAGCTTGTTCTTAATCGGGCAAATGTATCATTACAGCTCCTATAGTGCTCTTCCGTTCTTTCTTTGGGGTCTTGCCGCTTTCAGTTTATATGTTTTATTCAAAGAGGTGCCGTTTTACTATACGACGCTCGTCATCCTCTCTGTGGGGCAGTTATACAGCGGTCTCTTCCATCAGGACTATCATTTATGGATCGGGGTCCTCTTCCTTTTCGGCATAGGATGGGCTGTGTACCAGGAGCAGGGGGAGAGAAGTCAGGCAGCATTCGGTATCGGGTTTGTCATCCAGTCGATCGTCCTCGTATTCAGTGAAGGCATTCCATACTACTGGCTGCTTGCACTGTTCTTGTTCCTGTATGTAGCGGATGACTTTCTCATCCGTAAAGGAGCGAAGCATCTACTGAAGACCGTAAGTATTCTGGCTGTATTTATTATTCTTGTTTTTCAGGCTTTCTTCCTTGGAAACGTGTACGTTGGGGAACTAACGGAGTCTTCCCTTTATTTTTTCTTGGTATGGGCGGTGCTGTTCGTCTTTGCAGTGGTGCGATCGGCTGTCAGCTCCACTAACTATTACTGGATTGATTTGCTGCTTTTCGTTCCTGTCTTCCGCTTTATGTTTGGTGATTTCCTGTCCCTTGGACTGCTGTTCATCTATGCACTGCTCTGGCTCATCTCAGGCTACAGGCAGGAAGTGTCCAGATGGGTGAATAAAGGTACGGCGGCTTTCCTGATTGCGACACTTGTTGCTTATTTTCAACTGGCATGGAATTTTCTCGACCGCTCCTTGTTCTTCTTCCTGGGAGGATTACTTTTATTTGCTCTCAGCTTCTTCCTTGAGAAGAAGCGGCGGACGATTTATAGAGGAGGGGTAGAGCATGACTAAGCGGAAGTGGTATTACGCGTTGGTCCTTCTACAGGTGCTCTTCCTTGCAACGATGTCCGCTTCCTACTATGCGATGGACATATGGGGGAAAGAAATTACCCTGCGAACCGAGCCGATCGATCCCCGGGATCCTTTTTACGGTGATTACATACGACTCGAATACGAAGTAGAGACAATTCCTGAGGATCGTTGGAAAGTGGAAGAAGAGTTGAAGGAGGGAGAGCGGGTTTTCCTGATTTTACGAGATTCGGGAGAGGGTATTTATGAGCTGGATCGAGCGACTACGATGTGGCCTGAAACGGAAAAAGCAGTCGTACTTCAAGCGAAATACGAGAGGTATGACAGCGGTTCTTCGAACTATCATGTCGACATCGGGTTAAGCCGATATCATGTTCAAGAGAATACCGGTCTTTTATTGGAACGACGGGAAACGTTATTTGTCGACATCGTTCTAGCTCCCTGGAAGCAGAAGAAGATTTCTGAAGTGAAATAAAGTGGGAATTGTTCAAGGGAGAGAGAAGAGGGGTGCTTTGCAGGGGATGGACAGGAAGATTCCTGATCGCCGGGCTCTTCCTGGGTCTCACCTGTAATCGTTTCTTTAACTTATGGATCGTATTCCTTGCCTTAACGGTTCTTGACAATGAAAAGAGACAGCTCTGTATCAGAGCTGTCTCTTTTTTATCAGGATAAGACGGATTTGATCTGTTCAATCGCCCAGTCCAGATCTTTTTTGTCGATAATGAGCGGAGGGGCGAAGCGGATGACGTTCTCATGTGTTTCTTTGCAAAGCAGCCCTTTTTCTTTCAACTGTTCACAATACTTTCGGGCCGGCTCAGTCAGTTCAACTCCGATGAATAACCCTTTTCCGCGAACTTCTTTGATCTTCGGATTAGCGATTGATTTCAATTCCTTCATCATATAGGTGCCGAGTTCCAGGGAACGATCTGCGAGTTTCTCTTCTTCCAATACTTCCAGAGAAGCGACAGACACCGCACAAGCGAGTGGGTTCCCTCCGAATGTCGAACCGTGCGAGCCTGGGTTGAATACACCGAGGACATCTTTGTCAGCGACAACGCAGGAAATCGGGAAGACTCCTCCACCAAGTGCTTTACCGAGAATCAGCATATCCGGTGTGACATCCTCCCAGTCGCAGGCGAACGTCTTGCCGCTCCGTCCAAGACCTGCCTGGATTTCATCGGCAATGTAAAGGACGTTCGCTTCTTGGCAGATGTCGTACGCTTCTTTTAGGAATCCTTCCGGAGGAATGACGATACCGGCTTCCCCTTGAATCGGTTCAAAGAGGAAGGCAGCGGTATTTTCGGTGATCGCTTCTTTTAAAGCTTCCGCATCTCCGTAAGGAATCAGTTTGATTCCAGGAAGCATCGGACCGAAACCACGCTTGTATTCTTCTTCAGATGAGAGAGAAACGGCGCTCATCGTCCGGCCGTGGAAGTTACCGGTACAAGCGATAATCTCCGCCTTGTTATCGGGTACGTTCTTCACTTCGTAAGCCCATCGGCGTGCCGCTTTAATCGCTGTTTCCACCGCTTCTGCACCTGTGTTCATCGGCAGGGCCATCTCTTTGTTCGTCAATTTGCAGATCTTCTCGTACCACGGCCCGAGCTGATCATTATGAAAAGCACGTGAAGTGAGCGTCACACGTCCGGCCTGGTCATTCAAGGCCTGGATGATTTTCGGGTGACGGTGTCCCTGGTTCACGGCTGAGTAAGCGCTTAACATATCCATGTAACGATTTCCTTCAGGATCTTCCACCCATACGCCTTCGGCTCTTGCGATGACAATCGGAAGCGGGTGATAATTCTTCGCTCCGTATTCCTGGGTTTGATCAATAATGTGACGACTACTGATTACAGACATGCTATCCCTCCAAATTCATTTGAATCTTCCATCATTATAACAGGTTTCCTTTCTGTTTTCTTACTATTGGAAAGGTTTCGTCAAATAGTCCTGTGAAAGGGTGCGGGATGCACGAAATGGAGGGGAGTGTAATTGGGAAAGGAACACTTTTTGATAGGATATATCGAAACAATCGTGGTATCATAGCAATAGATACTTATGCAAAGGAGGAGAAGAACATGGCTCACTTACATATCACTTCATGGGTACTCGCACTCGTGCTGATCATCCTTGTTGTTTCATTCACGAAGAGCGGAAAAGCGAAAGCGGCGAAGATCTCCCATATGATCCTTCGGTTGGATTACCTGCTCATTCTATATTCCGGTGGATCGCTGTTCGCCAGCTACTCCGTTTACGGGGCGCTCGTTATCATTAAAGTACTTGCAGGTTTATGGGCAATTACGGCGATGGAAATGGCGTGTGTGAAGACGACGAAGGGCAAACCTGCCGGCATCTGGTGGGGACAGCTTGTCCTTGCGGTCATTCTGGCAATCATTCTCGGATTCGGCTATTTGCCGATGGGAATTCTGCCGGCATAAAAAAATAACGCTGCCTGCTTATTTGCAGGCAGCGTTTTATTTTTTATAAAAAGGGGGCAAAACTATTTGTCTGATGTTCTCCGTTACTTGGGGGATAACGGGATCACTTGATACTTATAATGATAATCATTCTCAATTGTGTTGTCAATAGTTTTATGACGTTTATTTCTGCCGGCAGAGCAGGCTGCCTTCCGCATAACAGGTAAGACGTGTTCATAGAATGAGTTGTGATGCTTTTTTATATGGAACGCATGTTATGAAAAGGATGGTGGATCAGATGTGCGGCATTGTCGGATGGGTGGATCTAGCACATAAAACCGATGGTAAAACAGCGATATTGGAAGATATGGCGAAAACACTGGAGCACCGTGGACCGGATGATTATCAGAAATGGATAGAGGGTCCGGCTGCCTTCGGACACCAGCGTTTGATCGTCGTCGATCCTCAAGGTGGAAAACAGCCGATGATCCGGAAGGCAAGGGGCGAAGAGTTCGTTCTCTGCTATAATGGAGAGCTTTATAATACCGAGGACGTCCGGGGGGAACTGAAAGCGTGCGGGTGGAGTTTTTCATCCCATTCGGATACGGAGGTCGTTCTCGTCAGTTACATGGAGTGGGGACCTGATTGTGTCGATCGTTTGAACGGCATTTTTGCTTTCAGTGTGTGGGAGCGGCAAAGACAGCGGCTTTTTCTCGCGCGCGACCGTCTCGGTGTTAAACCGTTGTTCTATAGTGACAGAGGTAACGGCGTTTTGTTCGCTTCGGAAATGAAGGCCATTCTTGCGCATCCCGACGTCCGCCCGACGGTCGATCGAAACGGCCTACATGAAATTCTATCCCTTGGACCGTCCCGTACACCTGGGGAAGGGATATTTACAGAGATTCAGGAAATCCGCCCCGGTCATAGTGCCGTATGGGAAAAAGGCAGATTCACGACCAGTCGGTATTGGAACGTGAAAAGTGAACCGCATGAAGACACGTTCGAACAGACGGTAGAGCGGGTGCGGGAATTATTCATGGATGCGTCCAAACGTCAGCTCATCTCAGACGTGAAGCTTGGAACCTTCCTGTCCGGCGGGGTTGACTCCAGCGCCATTACAGCGGTGGCAGCAGAACAATACAAGCAGGAACGGCGCGGGGCTTTGCAGACATTCTCGATTGATTATAAAGACCAGGATAAATTCTTCAAGAAGAACGCTTTTCAGCCGGACCGGGATGAAGCCTTCATCAATATGGTCCGTGACAGGCACGGCACCGATCACCTTGTAATGGAAGCGAAAACAGAGGATTTGGTGGGGCGCTTGAAACGGGCCGTTGAGTTGAGAGATTTACCTGGGATGGCCGATGTCGATTCTTCTCTCCTTTGGTTTTGTGAGGAAATTAAGAACCATGTGACGGTGGCGCTGTCTGGGGAATGTGCGGATGAAATCTTTGGCGGTTATCCTTGGTTCTATCGGAAAGAAGATAAAGAGCGGAACGGTTTTCCGTGGATCCGGTCACTGGATGAACGCGTCTCTCTCGTTCGCAGCGATCTTAAAGGTGATATTGATATTGAATGGTATATGCTCAAACGATATAAGGAAACCGTTGCGGAAACGCCGGTTCTTGCAGGCGAATCGGAAGGTGCCCGCAAACATAGAGAGATGTCCTATTTAAATATGAATTGGTTCATGCAGACGCTGCTTGAACGGAAAGACCGGATGAGTATGGGGGCGAGTCTTGAAGTACGGGTTCCGTTCAGCGATCACCGCTTGGTGGAATACGTTTGGAATGTACCATGGAGCATGAAGTTTTATAAGAATCAGGAGAAAGGATTGCTGCGTGAAGCGCTGAGAGGTATTCTCCCGGATGAGGTTTTGTTCCGGAAGAAGAATCCGTATCCGAAGACCTTCCACCCGGATTACACGAAAGCAGTATGCCGATGGATGGACGATGTCCTGAGTGACCAGGGTGCTCCTCTCTTCAACATATTCGACAGGGAAGAAGTACGTAAATTGAAGGAGTCGGAAGGGAAATCCATTGATACACCGTGGTTCGGGCAATTGATGACCGGTCCTCAGCTGATCGCGCACTTATGTCAAATCGATCATTGGCTCCGGACCTACAAGGTTCAACTGTAAGCCGCTGTCTCAAGCGGCTTTTTTGTTTTTTGAAAAGATTGTCAGAATAAATTGACCTTTACGACTGCGACCGCTAACCTAAAAAGAGGAAGGAGGCGTCCGGATGAAAAGGATGATCATCGCTTTTCTACTGATCCCGCTGTTTTTTGGCAGCGCTTTAACAGTACAGGCAGAAGAGAAGTGGCAGCAGGAAAGTATCTATTATATCGTGGTGGACCGTTTCATGAACGGATCGACAGCGAATGACGGGGAGTTGGACCTGGAGGACCCTTCCGCCTATCACGGGGGAGACTTGTCCGGGGTAAGAGACCAGTTGGACTACATAAAAGAACTAGGCTTTACGACTATTCAGCTATCTCCGATCATGTCTAGCGAATCGGACGGGTTTCATGGCTTCGGAGTAACGGACTATGAGACGGTGGAAGAGCACTTCGGTACGATGGAAGACGCGCGAAAGCTGGTTGCAGAAGCCCATGAAAAAGGAATGAAGGTCATCTTTGACATGCCGTACGGTTTTGTAGGTAACGCTCACCCGTGGCTCGAAGACCAACGTAAATCCAGCTGGTTTCTGGAGGAAACGCTGGAAGGCGACTCCTGGTTCGACGGACTCCCGAAGCTTGATACTTCCAATCCGGAGGTAGCAGATTATTATAGCGAGGTATGGAAGAAATGGGAAGAAGAAACCGATGTTGACGGTTTTCGCTTGATTACTTCCGGGGGAGCTGCTCCTCAAAATGACCTCCTGGTATTCTCAGAAACTTACGATGAAGAGAAGGAAGAACAGCAAACGCTCCGAGATGTTTTCCAAGCGGCGGGAGCATCGCTTGAGCCGCTGGCGCTTGGAGAGGGAGAACAGATTTGGGAACTGGATGACTTCCTCGGGTCACGTTTTACGCATGAAGCGGTGGAAGAGGGACAGAATCCGGTTACCCGGCTCCAGCTTGCCTGGACGTACCTCTATACGATTCCTGGCACGCCGCGCTTTTATTACGGTTCCGAGATCCCTTTGGATGATGGCGGGGATCCGTCTGAAATACCCATGATGAATTTTAAAGCAGGAGAGGAAGCCCTCAGTCAGCGGATTGAAAAGCTCCATTCCATGAGGGAGGAATTCCCTGCACTGACGAAGGGGAGCGTTCATGAGCTGTATAACGAAGAGGGGCTGCTTGTTTACGAAAGGTCCTATGAAGGAGAGCGGCTGATCATAGCCATCAATAATGCAGAAGCTACGAAGACGATGGAGCTGGATCACTTGGAAGGCGGTCTGCAGCTGAGCGGTCTGCTGGAGGACGGCATTATCCGGGAACAGCGGGACGGCGTCTACCGAATCGGCATGGAGAGGGAGACGGCGGACGTATTTGTGGTGGAAGCAGATAAAGGCTACAATTGGCTTTTCATCGGATTTGTCGGAGGAGTACTGCTTATCTTCGTACTCAGTGTCACGATGATAAGTATTAAAAATAGGAAGGATCAAACCGTGGAGTGAGTACTCCACGGTTTTTCATTTAGGAAGTCACTTCCGTCATTCCGTCTTCTTTTACACGCATAGCCCAAAGCTGCATATAGTGATAGTAACGGAGGGAACAGGAGGAGATAGCGATGCCGTCATTCATTAACATTTTCAACATTAAGATCAACAGTATAGCCAGTAACGGTTCCTTTAACATTGGTGATGCCTTTCATAATTCTCCAACGGCCAATACTAAATCCCAAGGACAGAACTCTTCATATGGGGATGTCTCCCCGACTTCATCCGGAATGGAGAACGTCTTTATAGACCCGGATATGAACGATATGGGGGAAGTTGCAAACCCGACCAATACCAATTCAGCTCAAGGATAACGAGGAAAGGATGCGAGGAAATGCCCTTTTTAATCAGTGTGTTTAATATAAAGACAAATGGTGTGACACAGAACGGTAATATCGATATCGGAGCGGTCGTCCATAACAGCCACACGGCGAATACGAAGCTGTATGGTGCAAACTTCTCCCTTGGAGATTGTTCGGTAACGAGTTCCTGCAACGCGAACGCTATCATAGACCCGGATGTAAGTGACCAAGATCAGAATGCCAACCCGTCTCTGCCTTTGACCAATCAACTGTAGAGATGAGAAAGGGGGAGGGCGCAAGTGGAAATGGATCGTTTAAAGGAATGGCTGGATGTCGCACAGCAATACCAGACCAGCACATTCTGGGGACACATATTCGAGAAGGCCAACTTGGATCAGGCAGAAGATCTTGTAAATATACAGAATAGAGGGGGCTCCTCCCCGTCTTCTTATCCGGCAGCGGATGTTTTTATGACAGACACTCATGTCATAATCTTTGTAGAAATGCCGGGGGTTAGGAAAGAAGATATCCAGTTATCCGGGAGCGGATCGAATTTGAGCATTAAAGGGCAGGTGAACCTGCCGATTGAAGGGGCCGTACCGGTGCAGCAGGAACGCGCCTTAGGGCCTTTTGAGAAAACGATCCCACTACCGGATACCATCGACAATAAACAGGTCAAGGCCACTTTCATAAACGGGCTTATGATGTTGAATTATCCAAGAAGTCCCGACACCCATAGAAATATCACCATCGAATGATCGCTTAGAAAGGATAGTTGGAGAGGAGGTGTATCCCTTTTTATGAATAATGGGAGTCTGTCATTAGAAGCTTTGAACAAAAGGATCTCCAAACTGGAAGCAGCCCAATCTAAACAAACTATACATACTCCAAAAACAGGAATGGGAAGCAGCAGGGGTATCAATCATAACGGCGTGCAGACGGAACATATTCTGAATGCATTAGATGAATACTTGACGAAGATCCTTTCCACTTATGAGCAGGAAATCGATCGATTGATGAAGCGTGTGGAGGATATGGAAAAGGAAATGGCTGCTTTGAATTCCGGGGGACGCGCCAATCCATCCTCTGTCTTTTTCATAGATCAATTGACCTGTGAGAAGTTGGAAACGAACAATCATATCGCCCAATTGGGTATCAATCAGCTCAAAGGTCGATTGGATATCGGGAGTACAAGAGAACAGCCGGAAACCAAGTGATATTACTTGATTTCCGGCTGTTGTTTTCCTGCAGGGGCCGGTTACATGGACTAAAGGCTCCGCTTATAGGGAATGTTTATTGATAACGATCATTCAGGAAAAATAACGCGATGGTTCCAGGTCCGGCATGAGCACCGATCGTGGCTCCGACATAGCCGATATGGATGGTTTCGGCACCGAACTGTTCCTTGATCATAGCAGCAAGCTGTTCTGCGCGCTCCACGTCGTCCCCGTGGCTGATGGCGATCCGCTGGCCGCTCAAATCCACGCCGCGTTCATCCATAACTTCCAGCATTCGTTTCAGAACTTTCTTCGAGCCGCGGATTTTCTCAAGCGGAATCAGCTTCCCATCCTCCATGTGGAGGAGCGGCTTGATTTTTAAAAGACTGCCGACAAAGGCCGCAGTCCGGCTTACCCGGCCCCCTCGCTGGAGGTATTCCAGATCATCAACCGTGAAGATGTGTTCCATATGCTCGGCGTGATATGTCCCTGTCTTAAGGATTTCTTCATAAGAAGCACCGTCGCTTGCCAGTTCGGCCACTCTCATTATGACAAGACCGTAGCCGAGTGAGGCTGCTTTCGTGTCTACGACATCAAAGACAGCTTCCGGGTACTCTTCTTTTACTTCCTGTTCGACCATTTTGGCAGTCTGATAGGTACCGGACAGTTCCGATGAGAAAGCGAAATAAATGAATGGTTGTCCTTCTGCCGCATAGCTGGTGAAAGCATCACGGAAAGCCTGCGGGGATACCTGCGCTGTCTTCAATGATTCCCCCGCGCGCATCCGGTCATAAACTTCTTTTGGTTCGATCGACGTTCTGTCCTCATATTCCTCGCCGTTCATAATAACCTTCAGAGGCAGGGAGTGGATCGATAAACGGTCTGTCGTTTCCAAGTCCAGATCGGCAGCCGAATCACATACTATTTGTACAGTCATAAACGTCACCTTCTATAT
This sequence is a window from Bacillus sp. SB49. Protein-coding genes within it:
- a CDS encoding HNH endonuclease, which translates into the protein MEETCDLCGRSPVKTTEHHLVPKQYGGTDGPTVMLCSACHRQIHAHFTNEELAGFYHSLERLKDHPDMQKYIRWVQKQDPEKRITTRKSNRRRRK
- a CDS encoding spore germination protein, which produces MPAIVGPISINSVGGGVVNFGDSFYLSPKSSSKTNSGSGALNTGNWIITNNGLSSTNPFDPDVNDQNITANA
- a CDS encoding spore germination protein GerPE, which produces MVKRMVYADHVELQSLAIGSVFDIGDVYRSAPFSKVLAVQKEGARFESDPFRFEDFLIFSRSSTPPLSPVAVDSYFYPAGSIQVDNVRITGASTSAVVQIGGIDHIDAVNYTKHFRILLDER
- the gerPC gene encoding spore germination protein GerPC, translating into MNPYQSWQAWVQQMMQQMEQQQKVIEQLQKQVEQMKDTDPPPKTVIEKIEYHFDQLKIETLEGTLQIGLTPNGSDLSDIGDLYSNPQHQALQSDEQVLHALQNYMASDVPPWMDQYICDHNVPIREDHKERMITDIKKQLPRRLESYRSHNPQLPAETIYHQIKTEIQESMAQYFQTLEGDDKP
- a CDS encoding spore germination protein GerPB, which produces MNLTVHQSIYIHILRIGSVSNSSVVQIGSSGVIQAKADLYNSGKFTGPAQEAQPVEGEVVIPETAAGSLVPFSIT
- a CDS encoding spore germination protein; this encodes MPAKVGAVKVISISSSSIFNIGDVYNMAPQAMAKTFAGGGSFNTGDGIRIDLNSANTYINDSEVIDQPIFNNA
- a CDS encoding DUF418 domain-containing protein — translated: MKTTASPLHDTERLDWVDAARGLAIFGIFMVNVPAFNAPYFLYGGEAVYWSSTLSHSVQTFIDIFFQASFYTLFSFLFGFGMQMMKDRLESRRLAYRSVLFRRLVVLICFGMIHAFLIWHGDILLSYGVLGMALLFFFRVEARTLLHWAFGMLSFLVIPLTFSLYTVRDQIQGIVNQEAIVEAKMNYGSGSFPDIWRQNWSDWAYANQWGNIPFLALSLIPMFLFGMYVCRKRFLHEPLDHMASIIRLWVATGVIFFLFKAVPHFFGNPEWFHLAQDSIGGSASAIFYILSITLLFRTEFGAKIARPLTWVGRMSLSNYILQSLLSFVLFYSVGFGLYGTVPPFGSALIVVAFFIIQIFLSRAWMKKFRYGPLEWVWRTGTYGKKQPLKRKGSATS
- a CDS encoding DUF2157 domain-containing protein; its protein translation is MNREQLNKESKKWVEQSIITESQREQLMGLYPKKQSKPILVLFAAIFIGLGFLTFVASNWSYLTNIGRMAILIVSLLGFYVAGEQVYHKRSKQIGTSLIIVAVMIFGASLFLIGQMYHYSSYSALPFFLWGLAAFSLYVLFKEVPFYYTTLVILSVGQLYSGLFHQDYHLWIGVLFLFGIGWAVYQEQGERSQAAFGIGFVIQSIVLVFSEGIPYYWLLALFLFLYVADDFLIRKGAKHLLKTVSILAVFIILVFQAFFLGNVYVGELTESSLYFFLVWAVLFVFAVVRSAVSSTNYYWIDLLLFVPVFRFMFGDFLSLGLLFIYALLWLISGYRQEVSRWVNKGTAAFLIATLVAYFQLAWNFLDRSLFFFLGGLLLFALSFFLEKKRRTIYRGGVEHD
- a CDS encoding GDYXXLXY domain-containing protein, which translates into the protein MTKRKWYYALVLLQVLFLATMSASYYAMDIWGKEITLRTEPIDPRDPFYGDYIRLEYEVETIPEDRWKVEEELKEGERVFLILRDSGEGIYELDRATTMWPETEKAVVLQAKYERYDSGSSNYHVDIGLSRYHVQENTGLLLERRETLFVDIVLAPWKQKKISEVK